One genomic window of Polyangiaceae bacterium includes the following:
- a CDS encoding acetyl-CoA C-acetyltransferase, producing MAEAYIIDAVRTPVGRRKGGLAAVHPADLGAHVLKGLVERTKIDPAAVDDVIFGCVDTIGPQAGDIARTCWLAGGLPDSVPGTTVDRQCGSSQQAVHFAAQAVMSGTQDLVIAGGVQNMTQIPIAAAMIVAKEFGFTDPFSGSKGWTERYGKEQVNQFKSAEMIAHKWECTREEMEQFAYQSHQRAIRAQDEGRFDREILPLEGVTADEGPRRDTTLEKMATLKELMPGGRLTAAVSSQISDASAALLIASEAAVKTHGLKPRARIHHLSVRGADPIWMLTAPIPATQHALKKAGMKLSDIDLVEINEAFASVVLAWAKETEADLEKVNVNGGAISLGHPLGATGARLMTTLLCEMERTGKRYGLQTMCEGGGQANVTIIERL from the coding sequence ATGGCAGAGGCATACATCATCGACGCAGTTCGTACCCCGGTTGGGCGCCGCAAGGGCGGCCTGGCGGCGGTTCACCCCGCCGACCTGGGCGCGCATGTCCTGAAGGGTCTGGTCGAGCGCACGAAGATCGATCCCGCCGCAGTGGACGACGTGATCTTTGGCTGTGTCGACACCATCGGGCCGCAAGCGGGGGACATCGCGCGCACCTGCTGGCTCGCGGGTGGCTTGCCCGACAGCGTGCCGGGCACCACGGTGGATCGCCAGTGCGGCTCGAGCCAGCAAGCCGTGCACTTCGCAGCGCAGGCGGTGATGAGCGGCACGCAGGATCTGGTGATCGCCGGTGGCGTGCAGAACATGACCCAGATCCCCATCGCGGCCGCGATGATCGTCGCCAAGGAGTTCGGCTTCACGGATCCCTTCAGCGGCAGCAAGGGCTGGACGGAGCGCTACGGCAAGGAACAGGTGAACCAGTTCAAGAGCGCGGAGATGATCGCCCATAAATGGGAGTGTACCCGCGAGGAAATGGAGCAGTTCGCCTATCAAAGCCATCAGCGCGCGATCCGCGCTCAGGACGAAGGCCGCTTCGACCGCGAAATCCTCCCGCTGGAAGGCGTGACCGCCGACGAAGGACCGCGCCGCGACACGACACTGGAGAAGATGGCGACGCTGAAAGAGCTGATGCCCGGTGGGCGACTGACGGCCGCCGTTTCGAGCCAGATCAGCGACGCGTCGGCGGCGCTCTTGATCGCGAGCGAAGCGGCGGTGAAGACCCATGGCCTCAAGCCGCGGGCGCGCATTCATCACCTGAGCGTGCGCGGGGCGGATCCGATTTGGATGCTCACGGCGCCCATCCCCGCGACCCAGCACGCGCTGAAGAAGGCCGGGATGAAGCTCAGCGACATCGATCTGGTGGAGATCAACGAAGCCTTTGCTTCGGTGGTGCTCGCCTGGGCGAAGGAGACGGAAGCCGACCTCGAGAAGGTGAACGTCAACGGCGGCGCTATTTCCCTGGGGCACCCCCTCGGAGCGACGGGTGCACGCTTGATGACCACCCTGCTCTGCGAAATGGAGCGCACCGGCAAGCGCTATGGCTTGCAGACCATGTGCGAAGGCGGCGGTCAGGCCAACGTCACCATCATCGAGCGGCTCTGA
- a CDS encoding acyl-CoA dehydrogenase family protein, whose product MHFAFSEDQELFRASFKEVCERACDPGRVRQAWEAAEPADNALWKQLGELGVLGMTLSEQAGGLGMNELDWVLILEEAGKSGLPEPLGAHTAVALPLLEELGSDALKAEWLPRAAAGDARIGAVFQGSPFVAFASSFELLLVQRGTSLYAVPAKDCAWEAQASLDYSRQLAKLGVEMSQERLLAADASEALDRALNRAVLAQSAELLGTCQRMLDLTVDYVKVRHQFGKPIGSYQAVKHRLADGLLRLEFAKPLAYRAAHSLSEGLSGPNVDAQVSMARLYARDAAEFMAKAALQLHGAIGYTFEYDLQLWMKRAWATGRTLHSDAWHRERVANVAFAGLSAS is encoded by the coding sequence ATGCACTTCGCCTTTTCTGAAGACCAAGAGCTGTTTCGGGCTTCCTTCAAGGAGGTCTGCGAGCGTGCCTGCGACCCGGGTCGCGTGCGCCAGGCCTGGGAAGCCGCAGAACCAGCAGACAACGCGCTCTGGAAGCAGCTCGGCGAGCTGGGCGTCCTGGGGATGACCCTGTCGGAGCAAGCCGGCGGGCTCGGCATGAACGAGCTCGACTGGGTGTTGATCCTCGAGGAAGCAGGCAAGAGCGGCCTCCCGGAGCCGCTCGGCGCCCACACGGCCGTAGCGCTGCCGCTCCTGGAAGAGCTTGGCAGCGACGCGCTAAAGGCAGAGTGGCTGCCCCGGGCGGCGGCGGGCGACGCGCGCATCGGCGCGGTCTTCCAGGGGAGCCCATTCGTCGCGTTCGCGAGCAGCTTCGAGCTGCTTCTGGTGCAGCGGGGTACGAGCCTCTACGCAGTGCCCGCCAAGGACTGCGCCTGGGAAGCTCAGGCGTCCCTCGATTACTCAAGGCAGCTCGCAAAGCTCGGCGTGGAAATGAGTCAGGAGCGGCTGCTGGCAGCTGACGCGAGCGAAGCCTTGGACCGCGCTTTGAACCGCGCGGTGCTGGCTCAGAGCGCGGAGCTCCTGGGCACCTGTCAGCGCATGCTGGATCTGACCGTCGACTACGTGAAGGTGCGGCACCAGTTCGGAAAGCCGATCGGCAGCTACCAAGCGGTGAAACACCGCCTCGCCGATGGACTGCTGCGTTTGGAGTTCGCGAAGCCCCTCGCCTACCGTGCGGCGCACTCGCTGAGCGAGGGACTGAGTGGGCCAAACGTCGACGCGCAGGTGTCGATGGCGCGGCTCTACGCCCGCGACGCGGCTGAGTTCATGGCCAAGGCAGCGCTGCAGCTCCACGGCGCGATTGGCTACACCTTCGAGTACGACCTTCAGCTGTGGATGAAGCGCGCCTGGGCTACCGGGCGCACCCTGCACAGCGACGCCTGGCACCGCGAGCGAGTCGCGAACGTCGCGTTCGCCGGTCTCAGCGCGAGCTAG
- a CDS encoding nitronate monooxygenase: MSANTNPLHTRICDLFGIRYPIIQTGMGWVSGARLTSATSEAGGLGILAAATLTYEELESAIARIKQRTNNPFGVNLRADQDDIDQRVDLLIRERVKVASFAQAPGKAVIKKLKDNGVLTMPTIGAKRHAEKVAEWGVDAVIAQGAEGGGHTGTVPTSLLLPQVVDTIDIPVLGAGGFCDGRGLVAALSYGASGIAMGTRFLLTQESHVPEGVKSTYLKTDVNGTVVTRAIDGYPQRVIRTDLVDKLERATIMTKGYRAFRYALEFRDITGTSFGALLKEGLAMKTKGDLTWSQMMMGANAPILTRATMVEGRPDVGILPTGQVVGRIEELPTVAQLLERIMGEAEATLKRLGAVNSAPLPRPTQTNVAAES; encoded by the coding sequence TCTGCGACCTGTTCGGTATCCGCTACCCAATCATTCAGACCGGTATGGGCTGGGTCAGCGGCGCACGCCTCACCTCCGCCACGAGCGAGGCCGGGGGCTTGGGGATCTTGGCGGCGGCCACGTTGACCTATGAAGAGCTCGAGAGCGCCATCGCGCGCATCAAGCAGCGCACCAACAACCCCTTCGGGGTGAACCTGCGCGCCGATCAAGACGACATCGACCAGCGTGTCGACCTCTTGATCCGCGAGCGCGTGAAGGTGGCGAGCTTCGCTCAGGCGCCGGGCAAGGCCGTGATCAAGAAGCTCAAGGACAACGGCGTGCTCACGATGCCGACCATCGGCGCCAAACGCCACGCGGAGAAGGTCGCGGAGTGGGGCGTCGACGCCGTGATCGCTCAAGGCGCCGAAGGCGGCGGACACACGGGCACGGTGCCGACCAGCCTGCTGTTGCCCCAGGTGGTCGACACCATCGACATCCCGGTACTCGGTGCGGGCGGCTTCTGTGACGGCCGCGGCTTGGTGGCAGCCCTCAGCTACGGCGCGTCGGGCATCGCGATGGGGACGCGCTTCTTGCTCACCCAGGAGAGCCACGTGCCGGAGGGCGTGAAGAGCACGTATCTGAAGACCGACGTCAACGGCACGGTGGTCACCCGAGCCATCGACGGTTACCCCCAGCGGGTGATCCGTACGGATCTAGTCGACAAGCTCGAGCGCGCGACCATCATGACCAAGGGCTACCGCGCCTTCCGCTACGCCCTGGAGTTCCGCGACATCACGGGCACCTCCTTCGGAGCCTTACTGAAGGAAGGCTTGGCGATGAAGACCAAGGGCGACCTGACCTGGTCGCAGATGATGATGGGCGCAAACGCCCCGATACTCACCCGAGCCACGATGGTCGAAGGGCGCCCCGACGTGGGGATCTTGCCGACGGGTCAGGTGGTTGGACGCATCGAGGAGCTGCCCACGGTGGCTCAGCTCCTGGAGCGCATCATGGGCGAAGCAGAGGCAACCCTGAAGCGCCTCGGCGCAGTGAATAGCGCGCCTCTCCCCCGCCCCACCCAGACCAACGTCGCAGCGGAGAGCTGA
- a CDS encoding acyl-CoA dehydrogenase family protein — protein sequence MDLAFTPQEEVFRKEVRAWLGANVPQEPLGSGDTREGFARHLEWEKTLYDARYSVVSWPEEFGGRGASLWEWLIFEEEYYRAGAPSRVTQNGIFLLAPTIFEFGTEEQKARLLKPMAAAEHLWAQGWSEPGSGSDLASLTSSAKRTDGGWLLSGQKTWCTRGSFCDSIFGLFRTDPEAQRHHGLTYFLVSLKAPGVTLRGVDRLDGDEGFAEVFLEDVFVPDQDVLGGVNQGWQVAMATTSSERGLSLRSPGRFMATAERLIDLYRRYQKQDPSGATQDPALRERVLKAYMDAEAYQLYTLRTVTKMKSGGSIGPESSLNKIFWSEMDVATHETALDLLGPYAELEEGSSAAIDGGSWLKGYQFALAGPIYAGTNEIQRNVVAERVLGLPRK from the coding sequence ATGGATCTGGCGTTCACTCCGCAAGAAGAAGTTTTCCGCAAGGAAGTGCGGGCGTGGCTCGGGGCCAACGTGCCGCAGGAGCCCCTCGGCTCTGGAGATACGCGGGAGGGCTTTGCGCGGCACCTGGAGTGGGAAAAGACGCTCTACGACGCCCGCTACAGCGTGGTGAGCTGGCCTGAAGAATTCGGCGGCCGCGGCGCGTCTCTCTGGGAGTGGCTGATCTTCGAGGAGGAGTACTACCGCGCAGGCGCCCCGAGTCGAGTGACCCAGAACGGCATCTTCTTGCTCGCGCCAACCATCTTCGAGTTCGGCACGGAAGAGCAGAAAGCGCGCCTGTTGAAGCCGATGGCCGCGGCGGAGCACCTGTGGGCCCAGGGCTGGAGCGAACCGGGCTCCGGCAGCGACTTGGCGAGCCTGACGAGCAGCGCCAAGCGCACCGACGGCGGCTGGCTGCTCAGCGGACAGAAGACCTGGTGCACCCGCGGCAGCTTCTGTGACTCGATCTTCGGGCTGTTCCGTACGGATCCTGAAGCGCAGCGCCATCACGGGCTGACTTACTTCTTGGTTTCGCTCAAAGCGCCCGGCGTTACGCTGCGCGGCGTGGACCGCCTGGATGGCGACGAGGGCTTCGCCGAAGTGTTCCTGGAGGATGTGTTCGTTCCGGATCAGGACGTGCTCGGCGGAGTCAACCAGGGCTGGCAAGTGGCCATGGCGACGACCAGCAGCGAGCGCGGTTTGTCCCTCAGGAGTCCCGGTCGCTTCATGGCAACCGCCGAGAGGCTCATCGATCTTTATCGACGCTACCAGAAGCAAGACCCGAGCGGCGCCACCCAGGACCCTGCGCTCCGAGAGCGCGTCTTGAAGGCCTACATGGATGCCGAGGCGTACCAGCTCTACACCCTGCGCACCGTGACCAAGATGAAGAGCGGCGGCTCGATTGGTCCGGAGTCGAGCCTCAACAAGATTTTCTGGTCGGAAATGGACGTCGCGACCCACGAGACGGCGCTCGACCTGCTTGGGCCTTACGCCGAGCTGGAGGAAGGCTCTTCCGCCGCAATCGACGGCGGCAGCTGGCTCAAGGGCTATCAGTTCGCCTTGGCGGGTCCGATCTACGCCGGCACCAATGAAATCCAGCGCAATGTCGTCGCCGAGCGCGTGCTCGGCTTGCCTCGGAAGTAG